The nucleotide window CGACGAAGACAAGGAGAATGCCCCATCTGCGTGGGCGAGCAGGCTCCATGTCAAGTCATTCGCAGGATCGTCGAACGGTACAAGAACCAGCCGTATTTCCCGTTGTGAACGGGCAGCGACCGGCCGCCATCAACAGAGGAACAGGAAATGCCCCCGCCCGGTCCCGGAGGACCAGACGGGGGCGAATCAGGGCTCGTCAGGCGCGATGCGGGCGGTGCGCTGATCAACGCGGTCGACGGCGTCCCGAAGGCTGCTGCCGGAGTTCGGCCGGACCTCGTGCACGACCAGGCCGACGCGGTGTTCGATCCGGTCCAGCCGCTCCATGACGCCCGGCCGGGCGGGGACGCCCGGGCGCGGCGGAACGCCCTGCCAGTCGTCGATGAAGTCGTCGACCCGGTGCACGGTGCGCCGCACCGCGCGGACGACGCGCCACAGCAGCGCCAGGCCGCCGGCGATCGCCACGGCCGCAGCGCACCAGATCCCCGCGGCGTCCACGGCCGGGACACCCGTCGGCGGTTCGTTCACCCAGCCGCCTCCGGACCAGACGGCGCAGCCCGGATCGCCTCCGGACCGGCGGCGGCCCCCGACGGCGGGGCCGGCGGCAGCAGTGATGCGGTCCCGCTCGGTCCGAGCCCGAGCGCCAGCGCGCTCTTGATCACCGCGAACGCGGCCGGCAGCGCAGCCACCGCGGCGGCCCGCAGCGCGCCGAGCGACATCAGCCCGGTCGCGTCGGCCAGCAGCAGTCCGCAGACGGCCTGGACGTAGGTGGCGACGGTCCGCTCGCCGAGATCCAGCCAACGACGGTTCATCAGGCGCCTACCTTCTTGGCGATCGCGGCCAGCGTCGTCGCGAGCTTGTCCACCTTCTGCGACAGCTCGGCGACCTCGGCCCGGGTCGCCAGCGCGGCGGCGTTCGTCGCCCGCTCGTGCTCGCCGAGGCTGTGAGCGGCGCCGTCGACCAGCGACGGGATGGAGCGTTCGACGACGGCCTTGTGGATGTCGCCGACCTTTGCCCACAGGTCGGGGCCGGTGGAGGGGTTCTTGTAGGCGTTGACCGCGAGGGCGATCTTGTTGATGTCGTCGGTGGTGAGAGGCATGTCGTCCTCCGGGGATAGGCCGGGCATCCACTGCCCGAAGTCGCTGGTCATGGCGGTGTCGCGGTCGCATTCGACGCCGCCGATGGTCACCGTGTCGATGGGCTGCTGGATGTGGGCCCGCGGGTCCCACTGGCCGCCAGACCACGCCGACGCCTGCCAGGCCCAGCGGGCGGCGCCGCGGTCGAGGGCCCGCTTCACCGTGTAGTAGCCGCCGTACACACCCACCCGCGCCGCGCCGAGGACGGACGCAGCACCGAACAAGTAGGCGTTCACCGGGCCCTGCTGCTCGGGCGTGACGTCGAAGTCGGCGGCGAAGTAGATCGGCCGGTCCTCCGGCATGCCGCACTCTCTCGCCTGAGCCAGGGCAGCCTTGGCGTCGGCGATGCCGCCCGGGCGGCCGGAGAGCATGCGGTCGGCGGTGGTCTCCCACACCACACCGACCCAGATGCCCTCGGCAGCCAGGGACTTGGCCTCGGCCAGGGTGAGGTTCTTCGTCGGGTCGGCGGACAGGTACCGCATGGCGAAGCGAACGCCGGCGGCCCGTAGTTGTGCTGGGGCCGGGTGGCTCCAGGGGTAGTCGACTCCGGACGTCACGGCGAGCCCTCCTCGATGAGCTGTTGAACGGCGCGTTGCTGCTCGTGCAGGTGTCGCTTCACGCGGCGGTGGTGGAGCGCGGCGAGCGGCACCCACAGCACGTTCGCGGCCAAGTTCGGCCAGATCTGGAGCCAGGCCCACCACAGCCACCCAGCCATCAGCTGATCAGCCCCGGGACGTACAGCTGCGCCGTCCAGTCCGCATGGCTCGCGGTGTGGGCGCCGCCGTGCCCGCGGTGGTGGAAAGCGCACAGCCAGCGGAACTCACCCGGCGAACTCTCCAGCCACGCGGCGATCTCGTCCGGGGACGCGTCGGCGGCGATCTCCGGGAAGTCGCGGTGCAGAGCGCGCGGATCGGCGGCGTTGGCGACTGCGAACTCCAGCACGGCGTGATGCAGCTCCAGCAGCCCGGGCGAGCACGCGGCGGCGCCGGCGCGCTCGCCGACGTAGCAGGCTGCGGTGTCCTTGGTGTGGCGCCGGTACGCCTCGAACGCCGCGTAGTGCGGATCCGACTCACGCGGGGCGTGCTCGGGGAAGTGCATGGTGTACCGGTGTGTCTCCGCCTGGGCGTGAGCGGCCACCGGGGCCTGGTCGTGGGCGGGCATCGGGCCTCCGGGCATGAAGAAGGCCCCGGGGCACCGGGGCCGGGCTGAGCGAGTGCCTCGTTCAGCTGAAGACGGGCGGCGTGACGGTGAAATCGGCCGTCGAGGCCGTGTTGGCGGCCTGGAGCTTGGTGACGTTGATGCTCAGCGGCGTCTCCCCGGCGGGCCAGGACACGCCCTTGATGGCGGCGGTGAGCGCAAGGACGAAGGCGTCGTTGGCGCCGTTCTGCGCGGTGAAATTGAGCATGCCGCCGTCGGCCGGACCGGCGCTGATGCTGATCTGGTAGGTGGTGCTGTCGTTGGTCTGCGACATGAAGTGGCCCCATCAGGCGTGGAGGAACCGCAGTTTGAGCGTGGCGGCCCCGTTGCTGGTAGACACGGTCCCGAGCCCGGCCCCGGAGGACTGGTAGCCCACCAGGCCGATGCTCTGGTTCTGGGTGAGGGACAAGATGCCGCCGCAGATCGCCGAGACGTTCCCGCCGCCGGTCTGCGCCCACCGCTCGGTGTAGGTAATGGCGCCCAGGCCGACCAGGTCGGTGGTCACCCACGCGGCCCGGTTGCCGGCCGTCGCGCTGTTGAAGTGGACCACGCCCTCGACGTCGTACCAGCCGGACACCGGCACGACCCAGGCATGCGTGCTGGAGTTGAAGCCGCCGTAGGGGTCGAAGGAGGCCCCGGACAGGTTGACCAGAGTGTTCGTACCCGAGTTGATCGTCTGCGTGGCGCTGGCGTACAGGAACGCCGACGGTGGGTTGAGCAGAAACGTCAGCGGGTTGTAGACCTGCTGGGTCAGGTACGCCTGCGAGATGGCGAAGCCGGCCTGCGGGGTCGTGAGCTGAGGGAGAGGCTGGTTGGTCATCGGCGTCCTTGCTGATCAGAAACTGACCAGCGGGCTGGTGCCGCCGGTCTGGGACGAGCCGTCGAAGCAAGTGGGGTAGCGTCCGACCGGCGGGATGGCGAGGTTGCCGGGGTTGATGTCGCACAGGTAGTCGCCTGCGCTGTGGGGCTGGGTGGTGGCCGCGGTGAAGGTGATCTGCACCGTGCTGTAGCCGACGGCCACCGCCTGCACCGACTGGATGGTGACCGTCTCGGCGTTCGCCGTCCCGTAGCCCAGGGTCATCTGGTAGCCGGTGCCGGACGGGATGACGTACTGCGCGGCAATCGCGGCGTTCCCGCTGACCGGTCCGAGGGTGACCGTGGTGACGCCGGCTGCAACGCCGGCGGTGAGCGTCGCCCAGGCGGCGGAGATCACTCCGTACCGGTACTGGCTGGCCGGGGACATCTGAAGGTGCAGCTTGAGGTTGGCGCCGGTGTCGTCGCCGGACCATGCGACCTGCTCAAGGAAACAGTCGAGCGTCTTCGACGGAGCCAGCGCCGGACGCCGGTTGACCCTGACCATGTCGCCGAAGTTCAGCGTCGACAGGGCCGTCAGCACACTCGGGTTGGCCGCGAGGTCGATCGTCAGGCCCTGGAGCCGGGTGTGCGGGTCCTTGTACTGGCTGAGCAGGTACTGGGCGACCGCCATCCCGTTGGAGACGAAGTTGGGGGTGATGGTCCGCTGGAGACTCTGGGGGAAGTACGCGGCCTGGCTGGTCGCGTCGGACACCTCCTGGAGGGCGTTGGTGTTCGTCAGGTCCACCGACCCGTCGCAGGTGATCTGGATGTCGTTGTACAGGTGGGCGGGGTCCTGCTCGAACTCGACGTCGTCGAGGTAGGGGATCTCGCCGGCCGCCGTGTGCTCGCCGAAGGTGACGACGGGCTGGCTCTGGATCCACCGCCACAGTTGCCCGTACAGGACGGGCACGCCGGCGCGGTTGACGGTGAACTGGCCGACCTCGGTGTCGGCGCACTCCTGGATCACGTCCAGCGGTGAGCGGCCCTGGAAGCTGGTGCCGCCCAGGATGGCCTCGGCGGCGATGTAGGCGGAGTTGTAGACGGCGCCGGAGTGGAAGTTGGCCAGGGTGAGGACCCTGTTGAGCCTGGTTCCGTTGTTGTCGCCGGCCCAGCCGTTGGCGAACCCCAGGCACAGGTCGCCGCGCTGGGACTGGGTCAGTTCGGCGTTCCACTGGGCGACCCAGGCC belongs to Streptantibioticus cattleyicolor NRRL 8057 = DSM 46488 and includes:
- a CDS encoding holin, whose protein sequence is MNRRWLDLGERTVATYVQAVCGLLLADATGLMSLGALRAAAVAALPAAFAVIKSALALGLGPSGTASLLPPAPPSGAAAGPEAIRAAPSGPEAAG
- a CDS encoding glycoside hydrolase domain-containing protein, whose protein sequence is MTSGVDYPWSHPAPAQLRAAGVRFAMRYLSADPTKNLTLAEAKSLAAEGIWVGVVWETTADRMLSGRPGGIADAKAALAQARECGMPEDRPIYFAADFDVTPEQQGPVNAYLFGAASVLGAARVGVYGGYYTVKRALDRGAARWAWQASAWSGGQWDPRAHIQQPIDTVTIGGVECDRDTAMTSDFGQWMPGLSPEDDMPLTTDDINKIALAVNAYKNPSTGPDLWAKVGDIHKAVVERSIPSLVDGAAHSLGEHERATNAAALATRAEVAELSQKVDKLATTLAAIAKKVGA